Genomic segment of Pseudoalteromonas sp. NC201:
CCAGCCGTGATCACTGGTAAACCGCTTATTTTTGGAGGGAGTGAAGGGCGAGAGTCCGCCACGGGTCGCGGTGCATTTTTAATGATAGAGCGGCTTAGTGAAAAAAATAATTGGAATAAAGCGGAACAAACGGTAGCTATTCAAGGCTTTGGTAACGGTGGCTATCACTGTGCAAGGCTATTGCAGCAAGCGGGTTATAAAGTCGTTGCAGTAAGCGATTCAAAAGGCGGGATTTACTGTAAAGATGGCTTAGATATAGAAAGCATTTATCAAGAAAAGCAACGCAATAAGGCGCTTAAAGCCGTGTACTGTGATGATTCAGTATGTGAAAGCGTTGAACATAAAGTGCTGAGTAATGAAGAGCTGCTTGCGCTGGATGTGGACATTTTGGTGCCCGCAGCACTATCCGGCGCAATCACCCGAGATAACGCCAAAGCAGTATCAGCAAAATATATTGTCGAAATTGCCAATGGACCCATTGAGGCGGACGCCGACGAAATCTTGCATGAACAGGGCGTGATAGTTATCCCTGATATTTTAGCTAATGCCGGCGGCGTCATCGTAAGCTATTTTGAGTGGTGTCAGAATCGCCAAGGAGAAGCTTGGGACGAGCAAACTGTGCAAGATAAATTGGCGCAATATTTATCGAATGCATTTGAAGCAGCGTGGCAGCTGCGAAGTGATAAAGGGCTTGAAATGCGAGATGCCGTATACAAACTGGCATTAAAACGTATTGAGAGCGCCTTGGAAGCCCACGGGACACAATCTTACTTTGAAAATCGTGAGTAGTTTTTTAGATTGTGTCGATAAATTTATTTTGCTGTACTGTTTTCTGGTGAGTCCACATAATCGCGCTTTTGTTTGGGGGCCGGTGATACACGAACCTGCTTAGGTGTTTTCACTTAACGATTCGTGTCGACAGCGACCCTCTTATTCCGCTACTCAAGGGGCAATTCGTATGCGCGGTTGGATCATTTACAAAGACTCTGCCAGTTTGTTAAAACCTGAAATTTATGAAATAGATAGATTGATGGCGGTGGCAAAGGAAGAAGGTATTGATCTTCAAGTTTACTCACCTGATCAATTCGATCTATTGGTAACTAGAGAAGATGAAGAAAGTATTCTAATCGATGGTCAGCCGGTTGCGTTACCTGACTTTGTACTGCCGCGTATGGGTGCAGGCACGACTTACTTTACGCTTGCGATTATTCGTCACCTTGAACGTTTAGGCGTACATTGTTTTAACTCTTCGCAGTCTATCGAAACCGTAAAAGATAAGCTGTACGCGCAGCAGATCCTTGCAGAGCAAAACTTACCAACACCAAAAACCATGTTGGTTAAGTTCCCTGTAAATATTGAACTGGTAGAGAAGCAAATTGGTTTCCCAGTCGTGATTAAAACGCTGTCAGGCTCGCAGGGCAGCGGCGTATTTTTGTCTAAATCACGCGGTGAATTTGATGATTTGATGCAACTTATTGAAGCAACAAATCCAAAAGCAAATATCATTTTGCAGCGTTTTGTGAAGTCGAGTCATGGTCGAGACTTACGTGTATTGACCATTGGCGGCCGTGCTGTAGCGTGTATGGAGCGCAATTCTGGCGGTAAGAACTTTAAGGCCAACGTGAGTTTAGGTGCAAAAGGTAGCCCACACCCGATCACCCCTGAAATCGAATGGCTAGCAACACAAACTGCTAATATCCTGAATCTGGATGTCGCTGGCATCGACTTATTATTCGATGAAGAGCATTTTAAAATTTGTGAAGCAAACTCAAGTCCAGGTTTTGAGGGGCTTGAACAGGCTGTAGACATTGATGTGGCGAGAGAGATTTTACACTTTATACGCATTCGCTTAGGGATCTTTAACCGCACTGGTCAACCAAAGAAGAGCAGTAACGGTACTAAAGCGAGCAAAGAAAAAGCAGCGGAATAATAGCGCTGAGTAATAACGAAAAAGGAGCTAGGTCAAGCTCCTTTTTTGTGCGTGAAGGGCTCAAGCGCGCCTCGTAGTGCGTCGAGCTGAATAGGCTTGGACAGGAAGTTATTCATGCCAGCTTCATAACAGGCTTCCTTATCCGACTCTGAAGTATTGGCGGTCAACGCAATAATGTGCGGCCCTTGGCGTTTCTCTTTTGACAGCCTACGAATACTGCGAGTGGCTTCGAAGCCATCCATAATCGGCATGACGCAATCCATAAACACAATATCAAAGGTTTTGTCTTGGCATGATTTTACGGCTTGCTCTCCGTTATAGACTTTGTTGATGTGAGTTGCACCAAACTGATTCAGTAACTTTTCCATCACCAGTACGTTGATTTGATTATCATCTACAAGCAGGATATTACATTCTGATAAGGAAATATGCTGCTCTTCAGTCTTTTGTTCTTGTACGTCGTCGGCCTCGTCTGCAAACTCTATTGGGAAGGTAACGACAAAGGTACTTCCTTTACCCAACTCACTTTCTACCTGTACTTCGCCTTGCAACAAATTACAGAGCTCAAATACGATTGAAAGGCCAAGGCCAGTACCACCAAAATGCCGACTTACACTGGCATTGCCTTGGCTAAATGGCTGAAAAAGATGTACTTGATTGGTCTTAGCAATCCCTATGCCTGTGTCTGAGACACTTAATTGTAGAACCGGTGAAGTTTCACTTCCCAGCACGTCGGCATAAATATCGATACTACCCGTTGGTGTAAATTTGATGGCGTTACTCACGAGGTTTGCAATAATTTGTTTAACTCGCGTCGGATCTGAATAGAGCCAATTTGTACCTTTTTTATGAATGTGGAAGTTAATTGAAAGCCCTTTTTCGCGACAGGCTGGACTGTACAGGCCTACAACTTGTTCGACTAACTGATGAAGATCAAACGGAGTATTGTCTAGCTTCAGGTTATTACTATTTAGCTTACTGAAGTCTAATACGTCGTTTATTAATGTGATCAACATATCTGCACTGTTGACTGCAACGCTCAGGTTGCTCTTGATTTCTTTTATGTCGGTTTCTTTTCTGCACGCTTGAAGCATGCCGACTAAACCGTTCAGCGGGGTTCTTAATTCATGGCTGATTTTGGCGATAAATTCACTCCGGGTTTTAAGAAGTTGCTCCGCTTCTTCGCGCTTTTGCTCCAATGCAATA
This window contains:
- a CDS encoding ATP-binding protein, which encodes MSILKRLHLITTNQDTTFEEKVTALLTLGLDVFELDIAIVSEIQADIYTVRHVITPDNSLLVGTDFELANTYCWHTLQADSALSFHHAGISEIATHPCYANFGLESYIGAPIIVDGKRYGTVNFSASSAKAQAFSQEHLDYVSLLGQWIGVEISRQKALKKIQHRSQALAAMSRLADIGSWEVDFKKNKVYWSQQTRLIHGVDDNFTPTLDNAISFYKPGVHQGNIKQAIDDAITSKTKWDIESIIIDANGNEKWVASHGQGEYENGECVRVFGAIQDIDEQVKMRIALEQKREEAEQLLKTRSEFIAKISHELRTPLNGLVGMLQACRKETDIKEIKSNLSVAVNSADMLITLINDVLDFSKLNSNNLKLDNTPFDLHQLVEQVVGLYSPACREKGLSINFHIHKKGTNWLYSDPTRVKQIIANLVSNAIKFTPTGSIDIYADVLGSETSPVLQLSVSDTGIGIAKTNQVHLFQPFSQGNASVSRHFGGTGLGLSIVFELCNLLQGEVQVESELGKGSTFVVTFPIEFADEADDVQEQKTEEQHISLSECNILLVDDNQINVLVMEKLLNQFGATHINKVYNGEQAVKSCQDKTFDIVFMDCVMPIMDGFEATRSIRRLSKEKRQGPHIIALTANTSESDKEACYEAGMNNFLSKPIQLDALRGALEPFTHKKGA
- a CDS encoding Glu/Leu/Phe/Val family dehydrogenase; protein product: MSTDLLKDALKRLNHIVEKTGVNESTYQALAQPQRTLSSNISIRRDNGKLDYFKAYRCQYNDLLGPTKGGIRFHQESDMSEVQALALWMTLKCAAVGVPFGGGKGAVTVDPKSLSPMELERLARAYIRANADFIGPDQDIPAPDVYTNARIMGWMMDEYEKIVRKKSPAVITGKPLIFGGSEGRESATGRGAFLMIERLSEKNNWNKAEQTVAIQGFGNGGYHCARLLQQAGYKVVAVSDSKGGIYCKDGLDIESIYQEKQRNKALKAVYCDDSVCESVEHKVLSNEELLALDVDILVPAALSGAITRDNAKAVSAKYIVEIANGPIEADADEILHEQGVIVIPDILANAGGVIVSYFEWCQNRQGEAWDEQTVQDKLAQYLSNAFEAAWQLRSDKGLEMRDAVYKLALKRIESALEAHGTQSYFENRE
- a CDS encoding ATP-grasp domain-containing protein, with the protein product MRGWIIYKDSASLLKPEIYEIDRLMAVAKEEGIDLQVYSPDQFDLLVTREDEESILIDGQPVALPDFVLPRMGAGTTYFTLAIIRHLERLGVHCFNSSQSIETVKDKLYAQQILAEQNLPTPKTMLVKFPVNIELVEKQIGFPVVIKTLSGSQGSGVFLSKSRGEFDDLMQLIEATNPKANIILQRFVKSSHGRDLRVLTIGGRAVACMERNSGGKNFKANVSLGAKGSPHPITPEIEWLATQTANILNLDVAGIDLLFDEEHFKICEANSSPGFEGLEQAVDIDVAREILHFIRIRLGIFNRTGQPKKSSNGTKASKEKAAE